The DNA window CTCTTGCTTCCATGGGTATTCTTCGTACGAATACTAAGTCGGCTTTGGGAATCTTTAGAGTGTACAGACATTATGGACGAAAATAAACACATGGGGGTCTCATCAAAACACTCAGGCGGCGGGAGGGGCCGTAACTCGTGACTATCATGACAATGCTTCATAGAACCTTTTCAAACTTATTCATCCTTCCATGAGGTTTCTAGAGGTGTATATAATGCACTATACATCATAAAATGAAACTCATCTCtttcaaattatttttacacAATTCAAACATTATTTTTACAAGTTTTCATCCTATTCAAGTTTTTGAAACTTTGCATGATTTCACATATCATAAAAAGTCTCAATACATAAACACTCAAGTGATATTAGTTTGAATTGTCATACCATATAGACATGCAAAACAATTTTCCATCTAGTAGTTTCTATTTCAACAGATCTAATGAAGGAAAGAGAATTATGATAGCGGTGCAAGAGAGAAAATTTAACGGGTGATTTTGGAATGTGGAGATTACTAGGATTCATTATTGTTCAATtgtttgattacaaataataactttaaaataaataaaaagaaaatttgtttCTAATAACATAATATCAATTAAATTCTTACCTCATTACAACCACAACTTAatgttttttcacaaaatttaacCGAAAAGAACAGCTTAACTAAGAATGATTTGATTAACATGTAAGATTTATTAAATAAAGGACTAAAACAAAACCTTAAATTAAGTTAAGGggtcaaaaatatattaaaccTATACAATACATTGTATCACACACAATCACTTTGATCAATTTCTTCTCTATCAATTATTCTTATAAATAATAGTTCTTCTTCTTATCATCACTCATATCCTCCTCTGGTTAATCAATCATCTTTGTCAGCAAAATGAATTTATAATTATGTTGAAAAATTAATCAAGAAGTTGCTGAAAAGTGCTATGAATATGATCTCTACGATATGTAGTGGCTATATGCATGCTGCACACATACAATGATCACAACCAATCCTAGCTCTTAATTTAACATTGGACCATTTAAGTATCAATTATGTGTCAGGTTCGACATGCCCACAAATCAACAGACAATACTTTAATTTCGTTGCAAAGTTGAATGAGTTTTCTTAAGCAAGCAATTTGCTATTGCCCCCACTTTTCCTGTTCTCATGCCTAAGGACTTAGGACGTATCATGTCATGTcacttttgtttttttcttttccttttatttctcttttttggaTTCCTAAGATTATGAAGCAAGCAACTTCCATCTTTATTGTCTTTTTCTTAATTATTCCTAACTGCCATACTTGAGTATACAAGAAGTACCAACGACCATGGTATCATATTTAAGCACTATTGATCAGAAAATGGGGCCACACAATCTGGAATGCTAGTAAAGAGTGGATGAGAATTTGTGGTAGGGACATGTTGCATATTTAATCATTCAACCTACTGCCATATCTATGTTCATCTTCTTGCTAAGCTCACATATATAATTATTTCATGTGTGTGGTGTTCATAGGCATAGTTAATTCAGAACTTATGCATACTTAATTTTTCAAATGCTAataaaatattgtacttttgaaTATTTAAGGCTATCCTTTGTAAAATGTATATAATATTGTACTTTTTCATATTTGAATCATCTGGTTATCAGATTTTATTATTGGGTTATTTACCATTTATATTCATTTATCGAATTCCATGGGATTGGACATGATAAAATATATTAAGAGTCACACATTGATAAATGTATATGTGATCCAAAGATATGTTTATAATTGAGAGTAATTTTTATGGTACGATTCAATTTTTTAACTTTGTGTTAGAATTTAAGACTATGTTTAGATCGATGAAATAAGATAAATTTATGTTCATTTGTTTGAATTGATAAATTTATGTTCATTTCAAGAATACATCTCATCACCAACCTTTCACTTTTGTACCTTTAAGATAAATTGTTAGTAGTATGATAGTTATTCTATGtttaaatttcctttaaaatgatgGCTCAACTCCATAAAACAACACTTTTTTGAaggaaaaaaatacaaaattggtGAAATTAGAGTCAAATTCATGCCCTTGTGTAAAAAGAAAACTTAATCTTTACCACTTTACAGTATAAAGTTGAGGTGTGTTATGGGTAGAGCTGTCAAATAGGTTGGTCCGTTCCAGTCCGCTTCGGTTTGGTGGATCAATATGTTTAAACGGGTTGGCTTGACCCATCCTAATTGCTTAATGGGCTACATAAAATGAGTTCAACTCATTTTTCTAAGGCCCGTGCGGCCTGATGGGCCAGTCCGGCCcttatttcaatattatagttttaattttataaaaagagaTGTAATGAATAATGCAACACAACATAAATAGAGagtcatcataaacgtatataagtgatgcttaaaatatttatccacaaatatatatatatatatatatatatatatatatataccacaaaatcatccatgtaaaagtataaagtaacttaatattatcaccgatacttatcaaattttctcttcaCCTCACAACCATTTCCTTTATCACATaatcttgaaaatatatctttattctctttaacttttctttatcatataaaaacacatttatgcaatcatattttatctcaatattttttcctcaaaatttaataaattttttttttaatgggtCAGTCCAAAGCCCGCTTGGCCCGACCATGAAAACACGGGTCCGATGGACTGACCCAATAAGACATGgtcatgtttttttaaaaaacattttacgACTCGATCCGCAATGATGGATCGATTTTAACAACTCTAGTTATGGCTCCCTCTGCCCTTATATCTATATAAACACATTAATATGTTAAAATGTAAAAATCATTAATTTAAGCCCTGCTGACCCTAATTAGTCCCAGAAACTTAAGCCCTGCTGACCTTAATTAATCTCAGTAAACCCAATCTACATATAACTAAAAAGAGTTCCAAATGTAATTTGATAAGATTGCATTCATATATGCATTGTGGTTATAATACTGTGGAGTTGGACTTTTAAAGGTACAATTTGCCAGGATTTCTTAATACACTTTTATGGGATGAACCAAATCTCTGAAAACTTCAATTTGTCATTTAAAGATATATTCATACGCActataaaataatttagaaaaattatttcggaaatgcatttttaaaaatattctaaagATGTGAGAATAGGtgtttcgaatatgcatatctgaaacacTAGACAGAATGGTAGCCAAAAACAAAGATTTGTTTatggtatttttttaaaaaaaacatcaatGCCGATGCATAATAAACACAAATTTAATACGTAATTCAGTTAAAACGGTAATAAACACGCAAACAAAAAATGATACGAATATAACAATGAATTGTTCATAAATACCgaaaaataatacataaatttttcaaaaattatggAATGTAAAATAAttacatcaataaaaaaaatactctacTGCGTATACCTAACCCTCAAGTCCATGAAAAGATAGAATGAAGGGTTCtcccaaaatataaatttaaaccaattcggatatgcaactCTGGAAACCCTCTgaactagagctgtcaaaatgagcCGAAGCCCATGGGCCGACCCATTTGGCCCGAAAAATTTTAGGGCCTGGGCCTCATTTTTCGAGCCCATTTACATCCGGGCCTTTTTTAGCCCGGCcctaaaaaatcctaaaaaatatgggccggcccgtatgggccatgggtagcccaccggcccaaaaaaattaaatatttttaatataactaaaatttattctttcctaattataattattataaaaatttataacattttcttgttataattatcataaaattataattgtcatgaatatttataatttaaaatttgttggaacaagttatttaattatttgtgctacattatataatttgtgatgtattttggatagtttaaattaagttaatgtgttgttttacattttaattattaacttatatggattatttagaaattataattttggatataaaatttaatatatatatatatatatatatatatatatatatatatatatatatatatatatatatatatatatatatatatatatatatatgtattcttgcatgcaattatatggttacttacaaaaataaggagaaatttttaattttttatattaatgggcccgtttagggccgaagcccatttagggccgggtagcccacaGCCCATATAGGGCCGGGCCGGGCCTGGGTAGTAAAATTAGAGTCCATTTTAAAATGGGTTTTTTGggcccagccctaaaaagcctgaagcccatatgggccggatagcccatattgacagctctactCTGAACATAAATTATGGGATTAATTCGAAGATGCACATGCAAAACCCTCCTTATCTCAACAAAAAGGTTATTTCGGACATGCATATCTGAATACCCCTTTAAACATATAATTTGGTgaattcgaatatgcatatcccaATGTTGTGGTATTTTTGAGTTTTCGCCAAGGATCTCTAAAAAGGCATAcaggtatttttttttttaaaaatccccTTTGCCTGTTTATTTGGGCCTGTGCCACATCTCTAAGACCAAGCATATGAATTCTAAACCCCAATTTACACTGGTTTCTATTTCCACCCCATATGCACCATCAGTTTCATAAAGTTTGGAAGAAATTCACTAGTTAGGTCTTTTACTACTAAAAATAGTGGCACCTATAATATTTAGAATTACACATCCTTAATCTCTGACATTATTTACAAtttttgaacttttttttttacttctttaACCAAATACAACATCCATTCCTTTGCTCTCTTTTACACAAGAATAATAATAGCTGACATCATTTCATGCTCTAAGGATATAGAAAATATCATTGAAAACAATATATACTCATGATGTCTGGCATAACAATCATAAAAAGAAAGAATTTATCTGCACTACCAAGTATGAATCATATACACAAGTTGTTCAATGTCGTCCCTTCAAGAAATGTTACATGTGTATCGGTCTATCTATCCCCGGCAAAGTTGCGAacaaagttgttgcatttcagaAGAGCTAGTACTTGACAGAGGATAAATGTCACTTCTCCCATTGCTCATGCATGTGATGTTAACTTGATTTCCGATTTCCATCGTCTGCATAGAATATTGTAtcaaaaacaatttaaatattttgaattgAACAAAATAGTACTTTTTCTTCGCATACAAGTCACCTAATTAACTCTACTAGCTTATAGCTCTAGCAACTAGGAAATAGAATAGAATAAATTGATGGGTGATACACAATAAATGAGTACTCACCTCACAATAAAGCTTAGGTTCTTGACAACTCCATTTTGAGGTTGGAACACAACTTAAAAAATGACACCACGAGCAACGTTCGTTCAAGTTAACACCTTGAAAGAGCAAAACACACCCCCCGATCAATCTGTCAAAATTATCCAAAACTATattaaatagtagtattttataaGCAAATAACATTAATTCAATCTCCGAGCAAATTTTTTGCAACGAAGAGTATCAAAGTTCTAATCCTACCAAAATACGTACTCATTGGTATTAATGCAATCATATCGCTAAGAAAATAAAATGGATATAcgcaaaagaaagaaagaaaactaaAGAGAACATACGCTGCAGCAAGTATTACGAAAGACAAAACCCAAAGTGCATATTGATAAgatttgtgtttatgttttacagAAGGCCCAAATCCAGCGGGAGATCTTTTCTGGCTAATCCATTTAAACTGTGGGCGAATAAGAAGGACAAATCCAAGAAGAAACCCGGAACCGAATCCTCCAAGATGAGCGTAATTGTCCACATGTGGAAGAATTCCAACAGCTAAATTGATTAGGACAATGACTATTAGAGTCAACAATGCAGCCAACTGAAAAACAACACAAGACAAAATCGAAAGAAATTAAACGACTGCGGCGCAAAGACAAAACATATCATTTATCAGGAAGCACTGTTGAAATTGAATTGTACATGTGTGATGGTTCTTTCACCTTATTGGCATATATTGTCCAATTTATCAAAATCTCGGAGAGCATTCCTCCAAGTAAGCCGAACAATGCACCAGAAGCGCCAACTGAGATACCCGATTGTATGAATAGAGCAGACAGCAAAGTCCCTCCAAAACCAGATACCACATACAGAATCCCAATTCTAACTGCAGAAAAACATGCAACGTAGAAATTACAATCTACAACTGAGATAGGACTAAAATGAAACTTCTTCCATAACATCTTTGTAACAAAACAATGAATATACACAAATATACTTGAGCATTGTTGGTCACTATAGATATAAATCATATAATAATATACTTGAACAATACAAGGATAATTACCAGAACCATACCAAATCCAAATTCTTGTTCAAGCCGAACTCCAATAAAAACAAGACTTAACATGTTAGCAAGTACATGGATAGCTCCACCATGCAACCATATACAAGAGAGAAGGCGCCAAACTTGGTGTTCGACAACCACTTTATCTACTACTAGAGCACCCATCTTCGCTAATCTGAAAATGTTAGTAAATAACTTTCAGCATCACatctcaaaaatctccaaattaGATATATCTACCTACAAGAAACTTTAGTACTATCCGCTAGCTATTGCAAAAACATCATTTCCATTGAAAGCTCTCAATTATacaaatttcagaaatttcaattATACATGACTTAATTAATAGTATGTCGTTTTCTACGAAGTACCAACGCAGACACCAGACACGGCACTTACACCTCCGATAATAATTTCAAAAAGTGAATTAATTGAATTTAATCACATATGTCGGAGTCCTGACAGACACCAAACATTGCTGTAATCTGAAGTGTCGGTGCTACAGAGATAATATCAAGTAGAATGAGATGAAAACTCACGTAGTGGCAGAAGGACCAAAGAGGGGATTTTCTTTGAGGGGCTGAAAGGAGAATCTTCCAAGGAAAGAACCAACACATGAACCATTAAAGGAATTCTTAGGACAATCATTAACATACATGGTAACAATAAACAGAACAATGTTAGCAAACACAAAGGTTGGAACCAACCATGGGAACCATCGATCAAACAGCCTGAAATCACGATCATGAATGGCAGGAGGATTTGACGGTTGAGACCCACGTCCATGACCATTATGGACGGCGGAATCGTCACGGTGGGAATGAATGTTAACCTCGACGTTACCACCATGTGGGTCCCTACCTCCTCCCATTATGATGTGACCCTTTTACCCTTTTTGGCAGAGATTTCAGGTTTCTAACACATTTTGGTAAAAAGGATTGAAAATGAATTTTTATCTCCGTGTATATAGATTTGGAAACGGGTTTGAATAAGTTGAGAAAACAAGACCCAGCAAAGTTAGGAATTGGTTTGTTTTTGCATGTGTGTTTAATGTTGTTTGTTTGTCGTAGGGTCTGTTTGGTTTTGACAGGAATTGTTTACCTTCCCACGCCACCTAATTAACTCAACAcactatttctattttatttttatacgcCTTCTTTATAAGGTAGTaaaagaataatttattattatataacaaaaataaagcACTTTTTTAAGTCACTATTACAAACACACAAAAAAACCTTCAAATTTTATTCACTACTATTAACAAAATTACTGTTTGATGTTATAATTTTTAATCTATCATTTAtctaattcaaaaatatttaatacgGATAGTTGAACAAATttaaaaactatatatatttacattttatatgaaatttaataaattataggGTAATTAAAGAAATTATATGGTCCTTTTTGCATCATAAAACGTTCATTGTTATCGAATATAAACAATAAACATTCATTCAAGCAATGTTAAAAGAAATCTTCTAGACTGAGAAGTTGTATTTCCTGTTAGAATGAGTCGCGTATTATTGTTTGGTGACAGAAAGGAAAAACCAGAAAATAGATCAAAGTAAGTCACACTTTCAGCTAAaccaaaataaattaatcatgGATATTTTCCAATGGTTATAAACTTGGGTTATTGAATAAGATGCCTCCTACAAAACTCAAAAACGCAGACTATGAAGATTCTAGCAACCAAACTTGTTGTATATTGAACTACAATGTCTATCGAGTTTTTGCCAAACTGAAAGACATACATGAGttattatcatttatctttttatGTTGTCATCAGAAGATATACTAGGCCTTTTAAGTATTCAACAATCTCAGATCCACCAAGCTTTGAACTTCCATATACTCTATCAACAAATGTGATTGGAACCTGCACACATGTGAAACTAAGGTAAGTTACAAAGTGAATAATGAACAAAGTGTAAGCTTGAACAGGGTAATTTCACTAAGAACTCTAAGCCATCTACTCTACAAGTATTTGAGAAAGAAATGAGGATTTAACAAACACTATAGAGAAAAAGAAAAGCTAAACCATCAAGTATTCAAATGCTCTCCTGATATATATGCATAAATAGATTTAAATACGGAGTGAAT is part of the Vicia villosa cultivar HV-30 ecotype Madison, WI linkage group LG2, Vvil1.0, whole genome shotgun sequence genome and encodes:
- the LOC131653948 gene encoding RHOMBOID-like protein 1: MGGGRDPHGGNVEVNIHSHRDDSAVHNGHGRGSQPSNPPAIHDRDFRLFDRWFPWLVPTFVFANIVLFIVTMYVNDCPKNSFNGSCVGSFLGRFSFQPLKENPLFGPSATTLAKMGALVVDKVVVEHQVWRLLSCIWLHGGAIHVLANMLSLVFIGVRLEQEFGFVRIGILYVVSGFGGTLLSALFIQSGISVGASGALFGLLGGMLSEILINWTIYANKLAALLTLIVIVLINLAVGILPHVDNYAHLGGFGSGFLLGFVLLIRPQFKWISQKRSPAGFGPSVKHKHKSYQYALWVLSFVILAAALIGGCVLLFQGVNLNERCSWCHFLSCVPTSKWSCQEPKLYCETMEIGNQVNITCMSNGRSDIYPLSSTSSSEMQQLCSQLCRG